TGACGCGGACGATCCGGGGCAAATCCATGCCGGCCGGCAGGCCGCTGGAACGGCTGCCGAGGGGCAGGCTCCAGTCATGAACCTTGCGCTCGGCGGCGCTCAGGTCGCCGACGAGGGCGAGCCCGGCGTCCCAGGTGACGGTCGAGTGAATCCGGGGCGCGATCAGCTCGCTGCGCGGGATCCACCGCAGATCGTTCCGCTCCGCCGTGCGCTCCTGGAGCGCTGCTCGCCAGTCCGCCGGGACGATCAGCCGCTCGCGCCTGAAGAACTTGGCTGTCGGACGGCCGTGCTTGCCCCCGGGACCGAAGTAGACGTCAAAGGGCTGCGTCGTGCCCGCTGCGGAAGTACCCCGCGCGTGGGCCCCGCCCGTCCAGTCGGCGCGCGCCTCGGCGGAGCCGAGCAGCACGAGCGTGAAAACAAGCCCTGCGGTGAAAGTGGCCCGGTGAAACATAAGGACTCCCCCCATTTTCGACCCCCCAGCGCGAGTCCGCGTCTCCGCGCCCTCGTGCCCCCCCCTACCCCCAAAGCACAACCCAAGGCCAAGCGTCCTAGACGAAGACCACGGTCTTGTTGCCGTGGACGATGATGCGGTCCTCCAGGTGCCAGGCGACGGCGCGCGCCAGCACCTGGCGCTCGATGTCGCGGCCGAGCCGTCGTAGCTCGCCCACCGAGTGGCGGTGCGAGACCCGGATCACATCCTGCTCAATGATCGGCCCGGCGTCGAGCGCCGCGGTGGCGTAGTGCGCCGTGGCGCCGATCAACTTGACGCCGCGCTCATCGGCCTGCTTGTAGGGGTCGGCGCCGGCGAAGGCGGGCAGGAAGGAGTGATGGATGTTGATGATGCGCTGCGGGTAGTGCGCGACGAAGTCCTCACCGAGGATTTGCATGTAGCGCGCAAGCACGACCAGGTCGGTCTGCTCGGCCAGCAGCTCGAGCATGCGCCGCTCGCCGGCCAGCCGATCGTCGGGGTTGATCGGCACCTCGTGGAAGGGCACGCCGAAGTCCTCGACCGCGCCGCGCAGCGTTCCATGGTTCGAGATGACCATCGTCACCTGCGCCGGCAGCTCGCCGCGGCGCCAGCGCCACAGCAGCTCGAGCAGGCCATGGTCGGTCTTCGAGACCAGGATCGCCATGCGCTTGAGGTCGCTGGCGTAGCTGATGTGCCAGCGCATGCCGAAGCGGGCGGCGACGACCTCGGAGAAGCCGCGCTCGAGGGCGCTGCGCGAGACGTCGAGGTGCGGCGTCTGGAACTCGAGGCGCAAGAAAAACGTGCCGCCGCTCGGATCGGTGGAGTGCTGATCGAGGGCGGTGATGTTGACGCCGTGGTTGTAGAGGAAGCCCGTGACCGTGGCGACGATGCCGGGGCGATCGTCGCAGGTGATCAGCAGCCGCGCGGTGGTGTCGCGGGCGTTGCGGCTCACGCGCCCTGCTCCGGCCTCATGGCAGCAGCACGCTGGCGCCGCTGGTTTGCCGGGCCTCGAGCGCGCGATGCGCCGCTGCCGCCTCGGCCAGCGGCCAGCGCTGGCGCAGGTCGAGCTTGATGGCGCCGTCGCGGACGAGCGCGAAGAGCGCCGTCGCGCTCGCCAGCAGCTCCTCGCGGGTGGCC
The Pseudomonadota bacterium DNA segment above includes these coding regions:
- the purU gene encoding formyltetrahydrofolate deformylase; protein product: MSRNARDTTARLLITCDDRPGIVATVTGFLYNHGVNITALDQHSTDPSGGTFFLRLEFQTPHLDVSRSALERGFSEVVAARFGMRWHISYASDLKRMAILVSKTDHGLLELLWRWRRGELPAQVTMVISNHGTLRGAVEDFGVPFHEVPINPDDRLAGERRMLELLAEQTDLVVLARYMQILGEDFVAHYPQRIINIHHSFLPAFAGADPYKQADERGVKLIGATAHYATAALDAGPIIEQDVIRVSHRHSVGELRRLGRDIERQVLARAVAWHLEDRIIVHGNKTVVFV